Genomic segment of Chelmon rostratus isolate fCheRos1 chromosome 2, fCheRos1.pri, whole genome shotgun sequence:
GCGCACTGacggttgttgttgttgagctgGTTGTTATGGCTGGACAAGGCCTCGGACTAAACTGAGAGAGGACCCCCGGAACACCCCGTCTCTGTTACGGGACACCCGCCACCCATGGAGGGCACGGACATGGACGTGGACGCGGAGCTCATGCAGAAGTTCAGCTGCATGGGTACCACGGACAAAGACGTCCTCATTTCGGAGTTTCAGAGGCTGCTGGGCTTTCAGCTCAACCCAGCCGGTTGCGCCTTCTTCCTGGACATGACCAACTGGTGAGTGCGGGGATACGTGGGCCTGTTGTCGGACAGCAACATGACGCTAACCTGCAATACAGTAGCTGTTTAGCatatttaaaatgctaaaaaaaaatggaggaagcCACACACGTCGCTAAGTTAGTGTTGTTCAAAGTCGAGAGGCTCGTTTTATAATTTCTACACAGCAAATGGCAGTTTAGTTAACTCCTGACGATCGTTTCGGGGCAAAACGGAAGTGAAACGGTAAAGTTTGTCACAACTGTGAGTTATATTGTGGTGAAAtagcagaaaaagcaaagagcCAGCTAGCTAACTAGCCAGCAGGCTAATTTAAGCACAGTGAACTCTCGAGATCTGTAACTCTTGGTAATCTGTATTATCTGCTATATTACATAATAGCGACCAGAGCCAGTTATACCATGGTCTTTGGGAAGCCACAACTCAAGGCAGCGCCAGTCACTTCACGTTAGTCTGATGACGTAACCAGTCGTGATCTATCAACGGCGGATAACAAGTGGCCCCCATCAAAACGTCTGTGTGACCCTATCAATTGATCTCAAGCTGTTGGTCAATCATTGTTTGATTGCCTTGATCACATCTTTATTTGAAGGAAGAAACCACATAAACAATAGCATAAATGACAGAGTTCATATTGTTGAAGTTTCATTTTGGAACATACGATCAAGTCAGTCTCGAAATCAGCGTGTCATACTGGAAAGGTGACATTATCACGTGACAGTGGTTGGAATTCGCACACCGATACTGGTTGACCAGTTCTGTGGAGTTTCtgtggatattttttttaatccacatcTTACACCAGTAACCCTGTCATGTATCAGATACATTTTAAAGATCATATGTAAAGGATTGTTTAGCCAAGGTGGTAAGTCACCTAGATACTGAGGCATTTTGTCTCATGATCAGTTAGTTAGGAGTTGTCAGGTTTTCCACCAATTATACACATACAGTCATTTCGGTAGTCAAGGGAAGTATTACTCAATCTGTGTATAATGTCTACTGTGACTCTGGAGGAGTTTTGTCAAGTCTGATAGAATAACCCCTGATGATGGCGGTGCTGTTCGGAACAGGCATAAACACTTGTGCTTTCAGATGTAGTTGGGCAACTTGTCATATGACGTAGTAGTTCATTTTGAGTGCACTGACACCTTAATTGTCAGGATATCTTGGCCAGAGATGTATTAATTTTGTCTCTTCCTTCCCAAAGTGTGAGCCCACTAGCTTTATCTAAGAACAATGCGTAATCGCTGAGTACCCCTTTAAATATCTGCCATTTGCTGTAAAACAGTTTCTGCACTTATTCCCTCaaggaaatgttttatttcataaatgtGTATTCAAAACAGCCACGACAATTTCCCAGACCCAGTTAACAGTTTTAAAATGCTTATTTTGTTTCCTCCAACAGTTCAAAAGCCAACAGTATTCTGTTAACTATCACAGATGTCAAGAAAAGTAAATTGTCAAATTTCAGAAACTGAAGATTTTTTAAGTGTCTTTGCTTAGAAAATTActtaaataattattttattgtcaGTATTGTTCCAGATTAATTTTCTTTAGATCAATCAGTTCAGTTTTAGTATAAATTGCTTCACATACAAATGGAAAAGCATGTGAATTCTATTTTAGGATGGATTTTCCTTTTAATTGTTAGTTTCACATTGCTGGACTGTCACATTTGATTAAATAGTTTGCCAAGCAGCAGATTAGAAAGACTGTCCATCAACTGCACCCCTTGACTCAAGAAGTATTCTGAGTGTAAGACaatctgcacaaaaaacaaactcacttactgtcagttttattaataaaaatctATTAAGTATATGCCTGTTACCACCATGCTCTTCCTTTTGTGTTGCAACAGGAACCTGCAGGCTGCTATTGGTGCATATTATGACTTTGAAAGTCCCAATGTCAACACGCCATCCATGTCCTTTGTTGAAGATGTGACAATCGGGGAAGGAGAGTCAGTTCCTCCAGACACACCATTCACAAAGACCTGGAGAATACAAAACACAGGTGTGGAGCATGTCACCTCATGCATGTGTTTATCTTATACAGTATTAGTAGCTTAGTAGTAGCTAGAGTGTATGTAATATGCGCCAGATTAAATGTCAGTTACAGCGTTGTGGTTTTGTTGTCGAACTGTCTTTTGATGCACTCATCTTCTGTGTATTATAGGTGCAGAGTCGTGGCCACCTGGGGTTAGTCTCAAATACATTGGTGGAGATCAGTTTGggcatgtaaacacagttatGGTAAAGTCACTAGACCCCCAGGAAATATCAGATGTGAGTGTGCAGATGCGAAGTCCCACAGCTCCAGGCATGTACCAGGGCCAGTGGAGGATGTGTACAGCCACCGGATTATTCTATGGAGGTAGGAAATCACTAATGATTCGATTTATTTCTGGTGAGGCAGTTTATTAGGGCTGTAaccaacatttatttttattattctgttaaTCTGTCAACTAGGGGTGGGCGGTATGCCTGTTTTGTCACCGTCAACGTTTTGGATTTTGCAATAACGTCATTACAGTGATAAAAGTTTGAGCatactgaaaataatgatgagctataacatgcaggtagagggcAACCACTACTGTTTTCCTTGCTCAGTGCAGACTCCGGTAACACAAAGATGTAGAAGATAACGGTATCAGCAACACATGCCAATTTCTCTAttgcaagaaccaacacaaaagtcttgaTCAACTCCCACCATTCGAGGAAGTGGAGACCTAGTGGAGTAATTTGATgaaaatgtccccacaacagtGGCAACTAGAAAATCTGCGGCTATATTTCTGCACTTGTCTTGTTCCATTAGACTGTTTTTAGGGCCAATACCAAGAACGATTTGTTTCAAAACTGAAGGACGGATTGCTACCGTCCTCAAACTTAGAACCTGTAAGTTTTGCCATGTtgctttactttactttattcTGCTGGTTAGTCTGTTGGATTTTGCGTTAGCACGTTCTGCGGCTAATGTAA
This window contains:
- the ilrun gene encoding protein ILRUN, whose protein sequence is MEGTDMDVDAELMQKFSCMGTTDKDVLISEFQRLLGFQLNPAGCAFFLDMTNWNLQAAIGAYYDFESPNVNTPSMSFVEDVTIGEGESVPPDTPFTKTWRIQNTGAESWPPGVSLKYIGGDQFGHVNTVMVKSLDPQEISDVSVQMRSPTAPGMYQGQWRMCTATGLFYGDVIWVILSVEVGGLLGVTQQLSSFETEFNTQPQRNVQGDFNPFASPQKNKHDATDNSFRDPGGAWERTQEPIQQDQNGLSHNAVNRASNGLQTNLSVMTYGQGIHGPYPFGQS